CGTCGCTAAAGTAGGCTTTAAACAGAGTTTTCACAATCTCGCTTTAAGCTATAAAAGTGCACTTTCGCTGTATCGTATCTTCTCGTATGGCGTGCTGTTTTTAGCAGTACTTTTTTTAATTCGCCACGATACGTTGGACGCAGTGGCATTTTTTGTGGGCTTAAGTGTGGTTCCACTCTCAAGCTTTTTATCTGTTTTGTTTGTAAAAAAGGGTTTTGAATGAAACGAATGAGTAATGAAGAGGCGTTAAAGCTGATCCGTGAGGCAGACCTCAATACGCTAGGAGCGATGGCGTTGAAGCGAAAAATGGAGCTTCATCCTGAAAATATCACCACCTTTGTGGTCGATCGCAACATCAACTACACCAATGTCTGTTGGGTTGATTGTAAATTTTGCGCATTTTACCGCCATCATAAAGAAGATGAAGCCTATGTGCTCTCTTACGAGGAGATCGGTCAAAAGATCGAAGAGTTGATAGAAATCGGAGGAACGCAGATCCTTTTCCAAGGCGGTGTGCATCCAAAGCTCAAAATCGAATGGTATGAGGAGTTGGTCGAATGGATTAGTACCAATTATCCGTCTATTACGATTCATGGATTTTCAGCCATTGAGATTGATTACATCGCTAAAATCTCGAAGATTAGCTACCAAGAGGTGTTGTTACGTCTTCAGAAAAAAGGGCTTTACAGCATCCCAGGAGCAGGAGCTGAAATTTTAAGTGATCGTGTTCGTGACATTATCGCTCCTAAAAAATTAGGGACTGAAGAGTGGCTTGGAGTACACAGAGCCGCACATAAAATCGGTATGCGTTCCACTGCGACGATGATGTTTGGAACGTTGGAAAGCGATGAAGAGATCATTGAGCATTGGGAAAAAATCAGAGAGCTGCAAGATGAAACAGGTGGTTTTAGAGCGTTCAT
Above is a genomic segment from Sulfurospirillum halorespirans DSM 13726 containing:
- a CDS encoding dehypoxanthine futalosine cyclase yields the protein MKRMSNEEALKLIREADLNTLGAMALKRKMELHPENITTFVVDRNINYTNVCWVDCKFCAFYRHHKEDEAYVLSYEEIGQKIEELIEIGGTQILFQGGVHPKLKIEWYEELVEWISTNYPSITIHGFSAIEIDYIAKISKISYQEVLLRLQKKGLYSIPGAGAEILSDRVRDIIAPKKLGTEEWLGVHRAAHKIGMRSTATMMFGTLESDEEIIEHWEKIRELQDETGGFRAFIMWSFQSDHTKLKEEHPEIKKQSSNRYLRLLAVSRLYLDNFKNIQSSWVTQGSYIGQLALMFGANDLGSTMMEENVVKAAGAANRMNQTEMIKLIKDIGSIPAKRDTSYTVLEQFA